A DNA window from Coffea arabica cultivar ET-39 chromosome 6c, Coffea Arabica ET-39 HiFi, whole genome shotgun sequence contains the following coding sequences:
- the LOC140008508 gene encoding senescence-specific cysteine protease SAG39-like, translated as MAWTFNSMLVTAAFLLLAMLASQATARSLDEASLTEKHEQWMVEHGRVYKDEAEKAKRFKIFKETVEYIEAFNKAGNKSYVLGINRFADLTNEEFLSASTGYNYKPRKDVSQGTSFRYADVSDAPPSTDWRQKGAVTGVKDQAACGCCWAFSAVAAVEGIHKLKAGQLTSLSEQQLVDCDTSSNHGCSGGRMDEAFNFIASNGLATESEYPYQGADGTCNNDQGAVRITSYEDVPQNNEDALLQAVSKQPVSVGIEGSGMDFKNYQSGVFSGDCGNNLDHAVTLVGYGTSEDGTKYWLVKNSWGTSWGEDGYMRLQRDTGAPEGLCGIASQASYPTA; from the exons ATGGCTTGGACATTCAATTCTATGCTGGTTACTGCCGCATTCTTACTGCTGGCGATGTTGGCTTCTCAAGCTACGGCCCGCAGCTTGGATGAAGCCTCATTGACTGAAAAGCACGAGCAGTGGATGGTTGAACACGGACGGGTTTACAAGGATGAGGCAGAGAAGGCAAAGCgattcaagattttcaaggaaACTGTGGAGTACATTGAGGCCTTCAACAAGGCTGGGAACAAGTCTTACGTGTTGGGCATTAACCGATTTGCTGACCTGACAAACGAAGAGTTCCTATCAGCCAGCACTGGGTACAACTACAAACCAAGGAAAGACGTATCTCAAGGAACTTCATTCAGGTATGCAGATGTCAGTGACGCTCCGCCTTCCACGGACTGGAGACAGAAAGGTGCTGTCACTGGAGTCAAGGACCAGGCAGCTTGTG GATGTTGTTGGGCATTTTCAGCTGTTGCAGCCGTAGAAGGAATTCATAAACTCAAAGCCGGTCAGCTAACCTCGCTGTCTGAGCAACAGCTTGTTGACTGTGATACCAGTAGTAATCATGGCTGCAGTGGAGGTCGCATGGATGAAGCATTTAATTTCATTGCTAGCAATGGCCTCGCCACTGAATCCGAGTACCCATATCAAGGAGCTGATGGCACTTGCAATAACGACCAAGGAGCTGTCCGGATCACAAGTTATGAAGATGTCCCTCAGAATAACGAGGATGCTCTTCTGCAGGCCGTGTCTAAACAACCCGTATCAGTTGGCATTGAAGGCAGCGGCATGGACTTCAAAAACTATCAAAGCGGCGTTTTCTCCGGCGATTGTGGGAATAACTTGGACCATGCCGTGACACTAGTTGGATACGGTACAAGTGAGGATGGAACCAAGTATTGGTTGGTTAAGAATTCCTGGGGAACTAGCTGGGGTGAGGATGGGTACATGCGCCTTCAGAGAGACACTGGTGCTCCAGAAGGCCTTTGTGGCATCGCCAGCCAGGCTTCTTATCCCACTGCTTAG